GATGGATGGCGGAAGCGCACCAGCCGGGAACATCTCACGTCCCCCCTCGCCCACGATCAAGACATGCGTTGGCACCCGATGATTGATCTGATACTCTTCACAGGTCACGACTTGCCGTGGATAGAGGAAGCGCATCGCCCAGAGCTTATTCCACGGCTCTCCGGCTATTTCCTCTTGCTGAAAGTACTTAGCCGCAGGAATATAGATGATCGCATCCTCAGGGGTCTTGTCACGCACATACTTGTACACAGCGTAACCGTTGCCAAGCTTCATCTGGTAGCGATCGCTCAGCGAGGACTCTTTGTACTCGCTTGCCACCTTCCAGTTGCGTCGTAGCATAGACCAGACGAACTGATACCCCTTCTGCTCAAAAGTGTAGGAGATCAGTAGCACCGCAATACACCCTCCGAGAAGGTTACAAAGGACCTTACTTACTTTCATGAGACTTCTTCTTAAATCGATATTTAAGTAGCGTAGAGATGGCCGTAATGCCATCGCGCCAAGAGATCTTCTTCCCCTCATCCACCGACCTCGGGAAGTAAGATATAGGGATCTCCTCAATCTTTATTCCTCGCAAAGCTGCCTTTGCGGTCACTTCGGGACAGAACTCAAAGCCCTCACACTCCAGATCGAACGACACTAGCAGCTCCCTTTTGAAAAGCTTATAGCAAGTCGGTTCGTCCGTAAGACGCTGCCCGTATAGCAGGTTGGTAACCTTCGTGACGAGTTGTCCACCAAGGTAGAAAGAGGTCGGGAAGCGCCCTTTGCGATGCGCTACAGAATACAAGTAGCGACTCCCGTATAGGACGGGCAAATCAGACTCTATGGCATAGCTCAGCATCTTGAAGATGTCATTGGGGTCATACTCTAGGTCCGCATCGTGGATAATAACATATTCACCCGCACACAGAGGCAAGCCCTGTCGTATGGCATACCCCTTTCCCCGATTGACCTCATAGCGGAGTACTTGGTAGTTGCCATCGGCAAACCTGGCCTTCAGGACTTCATTAGCAATCGCTGTGGTATCATCAGCTGATCCGTCATCGACGACAATCAGCTGACAGTTTTGCTGGGACGCTCGTATGGCTTCGATACATCTCTCTAGAGATAAGCCGATAGTCCCAGCTTCATTATAAGCTGGGACTATTATAGAGAGAGAGTCTATGCTCTGCATAATTATATTAGAATAATGTATTAGTCGCTTCCTATTATGGGAGCTAAGATACAAATAATAACTCTATCCACCAATGGTTTGACTTAGGCTCGCAGGGCTGACGCATTATAATCGCTCAGGAGCGATAAGCAAGGACTACTAGATGTGCTCATTATAATCTAATGTGTCGGCATATACAATGTGTCACCACTGCCCTCTAACCTCTAACCTCCAACCTCCATTTACATATCTTTACGGGGAAATTCGTCCGATCCCCTCCTTTCTCGAATATCCACGTGGGAAATCTCAAATCTCCACGTGGATATTTTTCTTTTTCCACGTGGGGACGTTTTGATTCTTCCGAAGTTTCATTTCATTCTTCCGAAGTTTCATTTCATTCCTCCGAGGAATTTTTCATTCTCCACGTGGAGATTTCGAAATATCCACGTGAAAATCACTTTTCCCCGACACGACACCGTTTTGATATGTAGTCAATTCTAAATTATCGTAACAAGCCGACGTCAAATTTGCCCAGCTAGAGATGACGCATCATAATCGCTCTGTCAGGAGCTACACATGAGCGACAAGCGAGGAGTGGAGAGGTCCATGAGCTCATTGTATATAATGCGTTAGCGGGTGGAATGTACGCAGCCCTGTAGGAATATCAGGGCTGACGCATTATAAATGACAAGCTGATTGTGATCTTAAGAGGGAGAATGAAAGGCCTAAAAAGTGAACTCAATATAGTCGCAAAAACTCTTCATTTTTCTCTTCAAAAAGCTTGTCCATGTCGTAGGTTTTTCGTACCTTTATAACTGATAATCAATACAATGAGTAATCTCTATGAGCATATTCAATCAGCTTCTAATGGTCGAAGATCCACGCATAAATCGATGCAAAAAGTTCCCCCTAGGATACATCCTTACGACGGTATTCACAGCTACTCTCTCTGGCTGCTCCTCTTGGTACGAAATAGAAGACTATGCAGAGGAGTACAAGGTTGATCTGGAGGCTCTATATGAGCGTATATCAGGAGAGTCGAGCTCTTGGGGAGTCCCCTCTCACGACACGCTCAATCGGGCTATCAGTCTTCTTGATCCCAATCAGATAGAGCTAGTCTACAAAGCCTTCCTGGAGGAAAGCTTTGAGATAACAACGGGCAAGCACATCTGTCTAGATGGTAAGACGATGCGAGGCGTTAAGAAGCTAGACTTCGATGCCGACAGCCATTGCGTTACAGCCTTTGACCCTCAGCAGCAAGCTTCATTGGCTCAGGTATATATCTCCACTAAGTCTAATGAAATCAATGCCATCAAAGAAATTCTCAAGGCTCTAGATCTGCGAGACACCGTCATCACTATTGACGCTATCGGCACTCAAACCGATATAGCAACCGCAGTGGTCGGGAAGGGTGGTGACTACCTACTCCAAGTTAAAGATAATCAGAAACTAACGAAGGAAGAGATGCAAAGTTTCTTTTGTCCCCTCTACGATGCTCATATCGTGCATCAAGAGCAGAAAGACTTTGGTCACGGGCGAATAGAAACACGCACGATGAGTAGCATCGTAAACCCTTTATCTCTAGATCCAGACTCGACTTTAGACAAATGGAAAGGGCTGAAAAGTATCCATATGATGACAAGAGTACGGACGGACAAGAAGACAGATAAGTCCAGCACCGAAACCACCTTCTATATTTCTAGCCTGACAGACGGAGCGGAGATCTTCAAATTAATACGTGAGCATTGGGCTGTGGAAAACAAGCTACACTATATGCTGGATATGCTTTTTAGAGAGGACTACTCTACCAAGAGAGCCCGCAACGCAGCTCAGAACATGAACATTATAAACAAGATAAACCTGACTATCATTCAACGGCTTAAAGACAAGCTCAAAGGCACATCAACGCTACGCCTGAGGAAAAAGCTTGCACGAATGACTCCAGAGGAAATCTTCGAAATGGAATTATAATGCGTCAGCCCTGGTAGGAATATCGGGATTTTGCCCCATTCGATTCTTTTTTGTATCTTAGTGGAGGAGCTGAGAGGTGTTCAGCTTCTTTGTTTCATCCCCCCCCTATTAACCCGAAAACGTATGAAAAGAAACTTATTTGCAATAACCCTGCTCGTACTTAGTATGCTTCTTCTGGTCGCTTGTAATCAAGACAGCGGTCTAAAGCATAGTGAGCCAAATACGAAGAGTATCAATAGTCTCACAGCTCTCTACCCTAGTGCCACCGATGTAACCTGGCGCGTCAAGGGACAGTACGACATAGCTTCTTTCAAGCTACCAGCCTCTGCTCCCCGACAAGCGGGCACATCTCAAGGTGACAACGAGATTGACATGGAGGCGTGGTTTGTCTCACAAGACGGCTCGTGGCGCATGTCCAAGGAGAGCGAGATGGACTTTGATCAGCTACCCGAAGCAGTGCAAAAGGCCTTTAAGCAGAGCATCTATGCCGAGTGGAAGGTAGACGATGTCGTACGCCTCGAGCGCGAGGGCGCCGAGACGCTCTATGTCATCGAGGTGGAGCAAGGCAATCAGGAGATGCATCTCTTCTATAGCGTTGACGGCATTCTCGTACGTGCAGAGGCAGACCTAGACGACGACTACGAGGGTCAAATCGTAGCTTCTGTGCCAAGCTTTGTACAGGCGTTCCTCCAGAAAACCTATCCCGATGCGCGCATCATAGAGATTGATGAGAAGGATGGCATGATCGAGGTAGAGATCTTAGATGGTCGCATACAGCGTGAGATCCTCTTCCAGCAGGACGGCACGTGGGTCTCCACATGTACAGAAGACATCTTACTATCAGAGGTACCTGAGGCAGTACTCACGGCATTCAAGAACTCTGAGTATGCCAACTACACGATTGACGAGATCGAGCACTTTATCACCCCTGACAAGGAGTTTTACCGCTTTGAGCTGGAGCTCAAGGGCGCGAAGGATATCAAGATTGATATTACCCTAGCGGGAGAGATCTCCATCGCTCCAAGTAAGGATCAGGACAATCATAATGACTCAAAAAGCTATAACCTGCCAGATGCAGTGCGACAGATCATTGAGTCAAAGTATCCTGGTGCCCAAATCAAAGATGTAGACTATGAGAATGGGCTGCTAGAGGTAGAGATCATCCATGAGGGTCGTGACAAGGAGGTATACTTCACAGACAGCAGCGTCTGGAGCTACACCAGCTGGGAGCTTTCCAAGCAGGAGGTACCTGCAGCGGTGCTGGATGCGCTAACCAAGGCTTACCCCAACGACGTTATTGATGATGACATTCACTTTGTTGAGACGCCACAAGGACAGTACTACGCCTTCGAGCTAGAGCGTGGCAACGACATTGAGGTCTTCATCACTCCAGCGGGCGAGATCGTGGATAGCCCTATACCAGGCATCAAGCTCTAATCACGCATCCTGCTACACCTCTCTCTCCGAGGTAGCAGACACAGCAAAGAGAGTAAATTGGTCTGTATGTAGCAGCAGGTCATCTCTATATCAGGCTAGTCATAAGATTTGCTGATAAAACGAAGCAGTCCCGCAAGGCGTCTACAGCGATGTAGTGCTCCCTGCGGGACTGCTTTATTGAGACTGTCGCATAAAGGCGAATCGCTGTGTTGCTTTCGGGATTCGGCTTCGGTCACATACGGATGTATGCTCCCTTCAGACCTCACCCTCAGCGCCTTGCGCTTCATCCTTTCTGCAAAGTCTAGACAATCTTGCAAGCAAGATTATGAGACTGCTAACTTTTGCAACAGTCTCTTATTTGTGTTTGTGCGAAGCTACTGCTCGGCAGCGACCCAAGCGACACCGACCGTCTCGATGCCCGCTAGCGTTGCCTGCCCCGTCGCTTGCCTTAGCTCGATGGTGTAGAGCCCTGGGTGAGGAGGGGGCAGCGAGGTGTTGACCTTATATAGTCGCTGACGTAGCGCATAGCCCTCACCAGCCCATACGCCTGGCTGCTCGGCGAGGAGTAGTGTCACGGAGGTCGTAGCACGCCACCCTAGAGCGGAGCGGAGCTCGATGGTGAGCGGTAGAGCGGTGTATGCGTAGCGGCTGTTGTACCGCACGTAGAGGTAGAGCGTGTGGGGCGTCCGCGACTGCTCGACGAAGCTGTCGAAGGTGACCCGATGCTCTGCAGACCATACAGCTTGTGGTAGCTCCGCAGTCTGCATCTGCTCCTGATAAGCTACATAGTGGCAAGAGTCAAGCGTCAGGACGGCTAGCAAAACTAGCCCCCCTAGGATGCACCCTCTGCAGGCTCTGCTCATAGCTGCAACAGATCTAGTCGTGGTGGATTACTCCTCCTGAGGCTTCGTGCGTGGACGGCGACGATGACCACCCGCCTGAGGCTTGCGTCTCGGCTTGCGATCGGGCTGCGTGGCACCCTCCTCGTGCGAATCGGCTCTCTCTGGGCCCTCTTCGGCTGCGTTGGTAGGCTCCTCGCTACGATCACTCGTAGGGTTGCCATCCTTCGCTCTAGGCGCATCGGTGTTGCTGCGCGCTCTCTTTCTATTTGTCTTGCGACGCTTACGCTTCTTCGGCTGGTCAAAGCGATTGATCGCATTGTCAAAGAGTATGTCCTTAGGCTTCTTCGGAGCCTCCTGCTGGTCAGAGAGTGTCTCTGGTGTCTCGCCACGCTGGTTCATCTCTATGATCTCCTTAGCCCGCTCTACGGATATGGTCTCAGGCTCTTCGAGACTCTTAGGCGCCAGGCTATAAGTGATCTCGCCCGCTAGGAGGTCGCACTTGTTAAAGTAGTAAGTGCCGCTCTCTGTCTCTAGGGGCGTACGACTCGAGGGGAAGGCTTTCTTTGCCTCCATATAGACGTCCACCTCGTAGTTGGTACAGCACTTGAGCTTGCCACACTGACCGGTGAGCTTGAGCGAGTTTTGGGCTAAGTTCTGAAAGCGTGCCGCAGCTGTACTGACGGAGTTAAAGCGTGAGAGCCAGGTAGCGCAGCAGAGAGCTCGACCACAAGGACCGATCCCCCCGATACGCCCCGCCTCCTGTCTAGCCCCTATCTGGCGCATCTCCACACGTATGTGGAAGGCGTCCGCCAGGAGCCGTATCAGCTTGCGAAAGTCTACTCGCTGATCCGCTATGTAGTAGAATATGGCGCGCGTCCCGTCAGCCTGATACTCCACATCGCCGATCTTCATATCTAGTCCTAGCGAAGTGGCTATCTCGCGCGACTCGATCATCGTCGGGTGCTCGCGTAGCTTAGCCGCACGATAGTGATCCATATCGGCAGGACGAGCTTTGCGGTAGATGGCCTTCGCATTGTCCACATACTGCTCGTCATGGTTGGCCCGTATCTTAGTAGAGACGAGCGTCCCCGTGAGAGCTACCATGCCGACATCGTAGCCGCCGCTATCAGCCTCGACAACCACATAGTCACCTCGCTCGAGGTCGAGATGATCCACGTTGCGGTAGTAGTTCTTACGCGTATTCTTGAACTGTACCTCGACGATCTCCTGCTGCTGTACGCCATCTGGCAGATCAGCTAGCCAGTCAAAGGTCGAGAGCTTGCAACAGCGTGACCCTAGGCCTTTGCATCGAGGACAGTCTATCTTATCTAGTAGGTCTGGTTTGTATTCCATCAATTAGTTTCAAAAAAGGGGAGGAGGGAGGAAATTACTTCTTCTTTCGTCCAGTCACCCGCTCGAGCGAGTCAAAGCCCTGTCCATATACGCCATGCACCGTAGACTCGGAGATAAAGGCGTCGGGGTCTACCGAGTTGACCACTTGGTAGAGGCCTCCGCGCAGGCTCTTGCGTATGGTCACCAGCACCACGTGCATCTCTTGGTGACTATAGCCGCCCTCGCCGTGGAGTATGGTGCAGCCATGTCCTAGACGACGGGTGATAGCCTCGCTGAGCTGCTCGTACTTGGTGCTGACGATGAGTAGCTGCACAGACTGCTTGTTGGCCTCCATGATGTAGTCCAGCATCTGCCCTACGATCGTGATCTCGATAAAGGAGAAAGCGAGCTTGCCTAAAGCCGTACCCCAGCTGTACTGAGGTCCGAAGAAGTGGCTCACCACGGCACCCGTCGTGACGATGATCGCATCCATAAAGATCATGGCACGTCCCAGAGAGAGCGTGCTGTACTTATTGATGATAGCCACGATTATGTCGGTACCACCAGTACTACCATTGGCAGAGAAGACAATACCTAGTCCAGCACCACAGAGCCCAGCACCAACGATCAGAGCGACAAATGGCTCGTCGGGAGCCAAGAGCGGCCCGAAGTTGGGGAGTGTACTGGTCAGCCAGGTGGGCAGATTGTGATACACCTCTAGTCCCTGTCCCACCATGGGGGTAAAGAGTGCTTGTCCCACTGGGATCGTGGCGGTAAGCATCAGGACGGCGATAATCGTCTTCATTGAGAAGCGCCACCCCAAGATCCATATAGAGAGGAGTAGCAAGCCGACATTGATAATGTTGTAAGGCATGCTAGCTGGGATATTCGTCGCCAGCTGAATGATCGTGGTCAGTCCAGCCAGTCCTCCCGAGGTGATGTCTTGTGAGAGGATGAAGGCTGTCCAGCCAAACGTGTAGACGACTACACCGGCGAAGATGAGTAGGACATCCTTTAGAAAGCGTGCAGACTTGCGTGGATCGGGATAGCGTAAAGGTCTTTCAGTAGTCATGAGTGACATGTTTATTACTTGGCGAAGGGGGAACACGTCCCTCGTCCGCCAAAGTC
The sequence above is a segment of the Porphyromonas vaginalis genome. Coding sequences within it:
- a CDS encoding glycosyltransferase family 2 protein codes for the protein MQSIDSLSIIVPAYNEAGTIGLSLERCIEAIRASQQNCQLIVVDDGSADDTTAIANEVLKARFADGNYQVLRYEVNRGKGYAIRQGLPLCAGEYVIIHDADLEYDPNDIFKMLSYAIESDLPVLYGSRYLYSVAHRKGRFPTSFYLGGQLVTKVTNLLYGQRLTDEPTCYKLFKRELLVSFDLECEGFEFCPEVTAKAALRGIKIEEIPISYFPRSVDEGKKISWRDGITAISTLLKYRFKKKSHESK
- a CDS encoding ISAs1 family transposase — encoded protein: MSMSIFNQLLMVEDPRINRCKKFPLGYILTTVFTATLSGCSSWYEIEDYAEEYKVDLEALYERISGESSSWGVPSHDTLNRAISLLDPNQIELVYKAFLEESFEITTGKHICLDGKTMRGVKKLDFDADSHCVTAFDPQQQASLAQVYISTKSNEINAIKEILKALDLRDTVITIDAIGTQTDIATAVVGKGGDYLLQVKDNQKLTKEEMQSFFCPLYDAHIVHQEQKDFGHGRIETRTMSSIVNPLSLDPDSTLDKWKGLKSIHMMTRVRTDKKTDKSSTETTFYISSLTDGAEIFKLIREHWAVENKLHYMLDMLFREDYSTKRARNAAQNMNIINKINLTIIQRLKDKLKGTSTLRLRKKLARMTPEEIFEMEL
- a CDS encoding PepSY-like domain-containing protein, yielding MKRNLFAITLLVLSMLLLVACNQDSGLKHSEPNTKSINSLTALYPSATDVTWRVKGQYDIASFKLPASAPRQAGTSQGDNEIDMEAWFVSQDGSWRMSKESEMDFDQLPEAVQKAFKQSIYAEWKVDDVVRLEREGAETLYVIEVEQGNQEMHLFYSVDGILVRAEADLDDDYEGQIVASVPSFVQAFLQKTYPDARIIEIDEKDGMIEVEILDGRIQREILFQQDGTWVSTCTEDILLSEVPEAVLTAFKNSEYANYTIDEIEHFITPDKEFYRFELELKGAKDIKIDITLAGEISIAPSKDQDNHNDSKSYNLPDAVRQIIESKYPGAQIKDVDYENGLLEVEIIHEGRDKEVYFTDSSVWSYTSWELSKQEVPAAVLDALTKAYPNDVIDDDIHFVETPQGQYYAFELERGNDIEVFITPAGEIVDSPIPGIKL
- a CDS encoding gliding motility lipoprotein GldH, which translates into the protein MSRACRGCILGGLVLLAVLTLDSCHYVAYQEQMQTAELPQAVWSAEHRVTFDSFVEQSRTPHTLYLYVRYNSRYAYTALPLTIELRSALGWRATTSVTLLLAEQPGVWAGEGYALRQRLYKVNTSLPPPHPGLYTIELRQATGQATLAGIETVGVAWVAAEQ
- a CDS encoding PSP1 domain-containing protein is translated as MEYKPDLLDKIDCPRCKGLGSRCCKLSTFDWLADLPDGVQQQEIVEVQFKNTRKNYYRNVDHLDLERGDYVVVEADSGGYDVGMVALTGTLVSTKIRANHDEQYVDNAKAIYRKARPADMDHYRAAKLREHPTMIESREIATSLGLDMKIGDVEYQADGTRAIFYYIADQRVDFRKLIRLLADAFHIRVEMRQIGARQEAGRIGGIGPCGRALCCATWLSRFNSVSTAAARFQNLAQNSLKLTGQCGKLKCCTNYEVDVYMEAKKAFPSSRTPLETESGTYYFNKCDLLAGEITYSLAPKSLEEPETISVERAKEIIEMNQRGETPETLSDQQEAPKKPKDILFDNAINRFDQPKKRKRRKTNRKRARSNTDAPRAKDGNPTSDRSEEPTNAAEEGPERADSHEEGATQPDRKPRRKPQAGGHRRRPRTKPQEE
- a CDS encoding YitT family protein; the encoded protein is MTTERPLRYPDPRKSARFLKDVLLIFAGVVVYTFGWTAFILSQDITSGGLAGLTTIIQLATNIPASMPYNIINVGLLLLSIWILGWRFSMKTIIAVLMLTATIPVGQALFTPMVGQGLEVYHNLPTWLTSTLPNFGPLLAPDEPFVALIVGAGLCGAGLGIVFSANGSTGGTDIIVAIINKYSTLSLGRAMIFMDAIIVTTGAVVSHFFGPQYSWGTALGKLAFSFIEITIVGQMLDYIMEANKQSVQLLIVSTKYEQLSEAITRRLGHGCTILHGEGGYSHQEMHVVLVTIRKSLRGGLYQVVNSVDPDAFISESTVHGVYGQGFDSLERVTGRKKK